A stretch of DNA from Paracoccus methylovorus:
CGACGTGGGTCAAGATCGGCATCGCCGTTGCCGCTGTGATCTTCATGTACAACGTCAGCATGACCGCGCTGCGCGGCCGGCGCACGGCGGTTACCAACGTGCTGATCATGGGGCTTTGGGGCCTTGTCGTGCTGTGGCTCTTTGCCTTCTACAACCCGTCGAACCTCGTGCTCGACAAGCAATACTGGTGGTGGGTCATTCACCTCTGGGTTGAGGGTGTGTGGGAGCTGATCATGGCCGCGATCCTCGCCTTCCTGATGCTTAAGCTGACCGGCGTGGACCGCGAAGTGGTCGAGAAATGGCTCTATGTCATCGTGGCCACGGCGCTGTTCTCGGGCATCCTGGGGACCGGGCACCACTATTACTGGATCGGTCTGCCGGCTTACTGGCAATGGATCGGCTCGATCTTCTCGAGCTTCGAGATCGTCCCCTTCTTCGCCATGATGTCCTTTGCTTTCGTCATGGTCTGGAAGGGTCGGCGCGACCACCCGAACAAGGCCGCGTTGGTCTGGAGCTTGGGCTGCACCGTGCTGGCCTTCTTCGGGGCCGGGGTCTGGGGCTTCCTGCACACTTTGCACGGGGTGAACTACTACACCCACGGCACGCAGATCACTGCCGCGCACGGCCACCTGGCCTTCTATGGCGCCTATGTCTGTCTGGTGCTGGCGCTCGTGACCTATTGCATGCCGATCATGAAGAACCGCGACCCCTATAACCAGGTGTTGAACATGGCCTCGTTCTGGCTGATGTCCTCGGGCATGGTGTTCAT
This window harbors:
- a CDS encoding cbb3-type cytochrome c oxidase subunit I codes for the protein MRYQSQRIAYLYFLAAMALFAIQVSVGLLMGWIYVNPNFLSELLPFNIVRMLHTNSLVVWLLLGFFGATYYILPEEAEREIHSPLLAYIQLAILVLGTLGAVVTYVFDLFHGHWLLGKNGREFIEQPTWVKIGIAVAAVIFMYNVSMTALRGRRTAVTNVLIMGLWGLVVLWLFAFYNPSNLVLDKQYWWWVIHLWVEGVWELIMAAILAFLMLKLTGVDREVVEKWLYVIVATALFSGILGTGHHYYWIGLPAYWQWIGSIFSSFEIVPFFAMMSFAFVMVWKGRRDHPNKAALVWSLGCTVLAFFGAGVWGFLHTLHGVNYYTHGTQITAAHGHLAFYGAYVCLVLALVTYCMPIMKNRDPYNQVLNMASFWLMSSGMVFMTVTLTFAGTVQTHLQRVNGEFYMDVQDGLALFYWMRFGSGVAVVLGALLFIYAVLFPRREVVIAGPVQKHKDGHLEAAE